A single genomic interval of Lolium rigidum isolate FL_2022 unplaced genomic scaffold, APGP_CSIRO_Lrig_0.1 contig_34223_1, whole genome shotgun sequence harbors:
- the LOC124681122 gene encoding extensin-like, with product METLVISQQQQQRSHHHHSGRRRRPSPHFSSPHPMRGYQAVNCRAFHSSVSIGILPSPPTPPPSRPTRNYSPEPKTPKQQQQLHNGKKRSRAIPITPSGSPPAGPELWAGPAYSNSPPPSSLPIPKFSSLHQKRSVSLELPPADRSDHVELLVHAKSAPSTPTAGSTLGFFGDDDTAIATENLRRILHLDIA from the coding sequence ATGGAGACTCTGGTCAtctcgcagcagcagcagcagcgcagccaccaccaccactccggCCGCCGGAGGAGGCCATCGCCGCACTTCTCATCGCCCCACCCCATGCGCGGCTACCAGGCCGTCAACTGCCGCGCCTTCCACTCCAGCGTCAGCATCGGCATCCTGCCGTCCCCGCCCACGCCACCACCATCACGCCCCACACGGAACTACTCCCCGGAGCCCAAGACcccgaagcagcagcagcagctgcacaACGGGAAGAAGCGCAGCCGAGCTATCCCCATCACTCCATCAGGGTCTCCTCCTGCCGGTCCCGAGCTCTGGGCCGGCCCGGCATACTCCAACTCGCCGCCGCCCAGCTCACTGCCCATACCCAAGTTCTCCTCCCTCCACCAGAAGCGCAGTGTCTCGCTCGAGTTGCCACCTGCTGACCGGTCCGATCATGTCGAGCTGCTTGTGCATGCCAAGTCAGCACCTTCCACACCCACTGCCGGCTCAACTCTGGGCTTCTTTGGTGACGACGACACTGCCATTGCGACGGAGAATCTGAGGAGGATCCTCCATCTGGATATCGCCTAG
- the LOC124681120 gene encoding uncharacterized protein LOC124681120, whose amino-acid sequence MAMEVESAKCECCELREDCTRGYIVGVKADFGGRWLCGLCSEAVREEGRKRGMEEALEDHMAFCRGWCRSKDPALRVADGMRQMLLRRRRSK is encoded by the coding sequence ATGGCGATGGAGGTGGAGTCGGCCAAGTGCGAGTGTTGCGAGCTAAGGGAGGACTGCACCCGTGGTTACATCGTGGGCGTGAAGGCAGACTTCGGCGGGCGGTGGCTGTGCGGGCTGTGCTCGGAGGcggtgagggaggaggggaggaagaggggcATGGAGGAGGCGCTGGAGGACCACATGGCCTTCTGCCGCGGCTGGTGCAGGAGCAAGGACCCCGCGCTCAGGGTCGCCGACGGCATGCGGCAGATgctgctccggcggcggcggtctaaGTGA